One segment of Plasmodium vivax chromosome 14, whole genome shotgun sequence DNA contains the following:
- a CDS encoding hypothetical protein, conserved (encoded by transcript PVX_123695A), which yields MPLNVVTPADPKDPSMIYKFNINETYSGDLEGILVLCFLAILLGVFFKVIEIIFVVIFVLISIFLTARNGEINIVSILPMIIMVVMTSGMTWLQQKNLNKRQLSKFEI from the exons ATGCCTCTGAATGTAGTAACCCCAGCAG aTCCGAAGGACCCTTCGATGatatacaaatttaatataaatgaaacTTACTCTGGAGACCTGGAAGGAATTCTCGTTTTATGCTTTTTAGCAATTCTCCTTGGCGTGTTTTTCAAG GTCATCGAAATCATTTTTGTTGTCATCTTCGTGCTGATTTCAATATTCCTAACCGCGCGGAACGGAGAAATAAACATCGTGTCGATACTGCCGATGATAAT AATGGTCGTGATGACGTCGGGCATGACATGGCTTCAGCAGAAGAACCTCAACAAAAGACAGTTGAGCAAGTTCGAGATTTGA
- a CDS encoding hypothetical protein, conserved (encoded by transcript PVX_123700A), whose translation MACINQGEPITPRVKFRTVQKIKTQKYISDQAYLIPENGGTAVYLSYELNRTLENIFNKYSINGYMGVNEFVKMCYEYNLLPKNRNKNILYYIFKSSKPSDVGYIEYRFFFQLLQKLSGYLFRKLIMTEQEKLNVLIKHLTSLCNSKMSTHKEKYSVGIQVSVRKENKGTNAVCDMVDQCCDTSVKVKNVATAIEAVGSLWDKHISQGGEFQKQNGDVPDETNHTSTPHIHKATTSDEQEMKERIKEIEKLYVHKEDINKRLKEEINNALKIIEEKNKLIENMGQSNVHQLEAERVKIIHLKNEIHKLHNEKGVADLKESKSPPSCKNGEEAPSHREDVTTADMQHMKWKILDNEYLKLKRLLVLPGEEEAALIKVFSAYSTYCGETAEYVMSKRLCANFLATYYLLRRDGESTAQEDLDVRTAERLFTEVLYKRAHVEKTSLGEGVLTYFYFKLFLSRLGKHLYPQLDEREGFLEIVLNYVLVMKRNEDFKNWRKKSVKIKKKNRIRIACSDDLNLFGEDIVGGYTSSEKGTTCDKLKKKKEKAKQNADSNTDKLPSEGVKIGNFHTDLSFEYIESNETKKKVKEAREKGAKKAREEEVSHNAANVQSDDLALAAKKKSAFMQPSKMKHNLALSKRHFRNVTSSNVKRNSSLKNIFPLYDIEGELWHSTSERKKTFLPQFGRE comes from the exons ATGGCGTGCATAAATCAAGGCGAACCAATAACTCCCCGAGTGAAATTCAGAACcgtgcaaaaaattaaaacgcaAAAGTACATTTCAGACCAGGCGTATTTAATCCCAGAAAATGGCGGCACTGCGGTGTATTTGAGTTATGAGCTAAATAGGACActcgaaaatatttttaataagtaCTCTATAAATGGCTACATGGGCGTTAACGAGTTTGTTAAAATG TGCTACGAATACAACCTGCTGCCGAAAAAtaggaacaaaaatattttgtactACATTTTCAAGTCGTCCAAACCGTCCGACGTAGGCTACATAG AATATAGGTTCTTCTTCCAACTATTGCAAAAACTGAGTGGGTACTTATTTCGCAAATTAATCATGACGGAGCAGGAAAAG CTCAACGTGCTAATCAAACACCTGACCTCTTTGTGCAACTCGAAGATGAGCACCCACAAGGAGAAGTACAGCGTGGGAATACAAGTCTCGGTgaggaaagaaaacaaaGGCACCAACGCCGTATGCGACATGGTTGACCAGTGCTGTGACACTTCagtgaaggtaaaaaatgtggCCACAGCGATCGAGGCAGTGGGCTCTCTATGGGATAAGCACATTAGCCAAGGAGGTGAATTtcaaaagcaaaatggggacgtTCCTGACGAAACTAACCATACGAGTACCCCCCACATACACAAAGCTACAACCTCAGACGAACAAGAAATGAAGGAAAgaataaaagaaattgaaaaattatatgtcCACAAAGAAGACATTAACAAACGGttgaaggaggaaataaataatgcCTTGAAAATCAtcgaggagaaaaataagcTGATCGAAAATATGGGCCAAAGTAATGTACACCAACTGGAGGCAGAAagggtaaaaattattcacctgaaaaatgaaatccACAAATTGCACAATGAAAAAGGAGTGGCCGATCTAAAGGAGAGTAAGTCCCCCCCCAGTTGCAAAAACGGAGAGGAAGCGCCATCTCACAGGGAAGACGTAACCACTGCAGACATGCAACATATGAAGTGGAAAATTTTGGACAATGAGTATCTAAAGTTAAAAA GACTTCTAGTCCTTcctggggaggaagaggcagcGCTGATCAAAGTTTTCTCCGCATACAGCACCTACTGTGGCga AACCGCCGAGTATGTAATGAGCAAACGGCTCTGTGCTAACTTTTTGGCGACCTACTATTTGCTCCGAAGAGATGGGGAAAGCACAGCGCAGGAGGACTTAGACGTGAGGACGGCGGAGAGGTTGTTCACCGAAG TTTTGTATAAACGGGCGCACGTGGAAAAGACCAGCCTGGGCGAGGGCGTACTGACCTACTTTTACTTCAAACTG TTCCTGAGCAGACTAGGGAAACACCTGTACCCGCAGCTGGACGAACGGGAGGGCTTCCTAGAGATTGTATT AAATTACGTACTAGTTATGAAGCGAAATGAAGACTTCAAaaattggaggaaaaaaagcgtaaagataaaaaaaaaaaacagaataagGATAGCCTGCTCAGACGACTTGAACCTGTTCGGGGAAGACATCGTGGGTGGGTACACGAGCagtgaaaaaggaacgaCATGCGAtaaattgaagaagaaaaaggaaaaggctaAGCAGAATGCCGACAGTAACACGGACAAGTTGCCGTCTGAAGGtgtaaaaattggaaattTTCACACGGACCTCTCATTTGAGTATATCGAATcgaatgaaacaaaaaagaaggtGAAGGAAGCTCGCGAaaagggcgcaaaaaaagcgCGCGAAGAAGAGGTTAGCCATAACGCTGCTAATG TTCAATCGGATGACCTTGCCCTCGCggccaaaaagaaaagcgcCTTCATGCAACCGTCCAAAATGAAGCATAACTTGGCGCTATCGAAAAGACATTTCCGAAATGTTACCTCTTCCAACGTGAAGCGAAATAGCAGTTTGAAAAATATCTTTCCTCTCTACGACATTGAGGGAGAATTGTGGCACTCTACGtcggagaggaaaaaaacgttcCTGCCCCAATTTGGGCGTGAATAA
- a CDS encoding hypothetical protein, conserved (encoded by transcript PVX_123705A): MPMQSAPKPNNDSEEVTGEINYDDLANNMLEKMDKHIHEETQEFQYSPGKVHYRNVAGGKMNMGAGNQASELLPSYQTNEHYNHNQGNRIDEHTVQAGSYPRRVMTALGPLPLPEEFKKNIPEKFVAKPIIEEREIYVSKKERKQREIEIPHVKYEHTFEKVKKQLIVNKLVPSVSEVIKEVPKEVLKPVIEEKIIEVPQGVKYVEVPVEVPCLYPPKIVPKVVTQYVERIVETIKPVVQEKIIEVPQTVIKQVPKIKTVEVPYYVPRYVEKIVEVPFKPNGEMPQLGTHIPFPISESFPPLKPTQFLSNPARQANHPGQFEQFEQYGQNGQFGQSGQPNQLEQSGQIGTPNQLQAQRSILSQINCFATSGKSAMNSSEQIFGNLTMPPTTLKPIGGNPTGNSATNTPRGVPRSVPRNDPMNAQRNAQRNDPTGSNSPFSSNPNFRKQENLYSQIENLPYIHNLPDGLKWQYPDGSLSNQQLLPNGSNAVPPLVFTCPPEIGKVTCTKKDIQPDILTKTGVYEFDGFKKKGTSQSLFPPLAHHDRVPFLPSPASPGTPDVKNIQENN, translated from the coding sequence ATGCCGATGCAAAGCGCGCCGAAGCCCAACAATGACTCGGAGGAAGTCACCGGAGAAATAAATTACGACGACTTGGCAAACAACATGCtcgaaaaaatggacaagcATATACATGAGGAAACGCAAGAGTTCCAGTATAGCCCAGGGAAAGTCCACTACAGAAATGTGGCTGGTGGGAAAATGAACATGGGAGCGGGAAACCAAGCGAGCGAGTTGCTGCCATCTTACCAAACGAATGAACATTATAATCATAACCAGGGAAACAGAATAGACGAACATACAGTACAAGCAGGTTCGTACCCTCGTCGAGTCATGACAGCCTTGGGTCCTCTACCCCTCCCAGaagaattcaaaaaaaacatcccaGAAAAATTTGTTGCAAAGCCTATTATAGAAGAAAGAGAAATATACGTAtcgaagaaggagaggaaacaAAGAGAAATTGAAATTCCACATGTGAAATATGAACATACAtttgaaaaggtaaaaaaacaGCTCATCGTAAATAAGTTAGTACCAAGTGTTTCAGAAGTGATTAAGGAAGTACCCAAGGAAGTCCTCAAACCAGTTatcgaagaaaaaataattgaagtGCCACAAGGAGTTAAGTATGTGGAAGTACCTGTAGAAGTGCCCTGTCTTTATCCACCCAAAATTGTCCCCAAAGTTGTAACGCAGTATGTGGAAAGAATTGTAGAAACGATAAAGCCAGTGGTTCAGGAAAAGATCATTGAGGTGCCGCAGACGGTGATTAAACAAGTGcctaaaataaaaaccgtAGAAGTGCCTTACTACGTCCCTAGGTATGTGGAAAAAATCGTAGAGGTTCCTTTTAAGCCCAATGGGGAGATGCCTCAGCTGGGCACGCACATCCCCTTCCCCATTTCGGAGTCCTTTCCGCCTCTGAAGCCCACGCAGTTTCTGAGCAACCCTGCGAGGCAGGCCAATCATCCCGGCCAGTTCGAGCAGTTTGAGCAGTATGGGCAGAATGGGCAATTTGGGCAGTCTGGCCAACCGAACCAACTTGAGCAGTCCGGGCAGATCGGCACGCCCAACCAGCTGCAGGCGCAACGGTCCATCCTCTCCCAAATAAACTGTTTTGCCACTTCGGGCAAAAGCGCTATGAACAGCTCGGAACAAATTTTCGGAAATTTGACCATGCCCCCAACTACGCTGAAGCCAATAGGGGGCAACCCAACTGGCAATAGCGCAACCAACACGCCGAGGGGTGTCCCAAGGAGTGTCCCAAGGAACGACCCGATGAACGCACAGAGGAACGCACAGAGGAACGACCCGACCGGTTCCAATTCCCCCTTCAGCTCCAACCCGAATTTTAGAAAGCAAGAAAATTTGTACAGCCAAATTGAGAACTTACCGTACATACATAACTTACCTGATGGCTTGAAATGGCAGTATCCTGATGGGAGCTTATCCAACCAGCAGCTCCTCCCCAATGGCAGCAACGCAGTTCCCCCACTTGTGTTCACTTGCCCACCAGAAATTGGAAAAGTTACATGCACGAAAAAGGACATTCAACCGGATATTCTCACCAAGACGGGTGTTTACGAATTTGAtggttttaaaaagaaagggaCATCTCAGTCTTTGTTCCCCCCTCTGGCCCACCATGACCGAGTGCCATTCTTGCCTTCCCCAGCTTCACCTGGGACTCCCGACGTGAAGAACATTCAGGAGAATAACTAG
- a CDS encoding hypothetical protein, conserved (encoded by transcript PVX_123710A): MFLQCVRNALVRGAAQPRRKGAIFDVHTRCMKNKRRGLKEQPRKKPLDIEKKIKNPDKYEEKMHFDNLTKGELYIPESCKARKLAMLCNRLFYFEINDEELLDRYAQRAIVLVNSMNTKEISLILNTMRKFNHRNEKLLETFAKHIPRKLHKGVPQDISLILNAYAHFNYIDNHLFSRICEEIPHKVTYFSHAHIASVVNAFYKLKIKDRIIIDDLVDETIERIDEFDAKSLTNMINSFSKLNYQNENKKTIWVKFIQGVNNLRKDFNFLEIALITNAFCKRKFKSEKVYHMLSEILSWHIFEMKSVSESNSFLLCTIAHAFAKVRFFEKDLLHFILSYFTNEQNYASLDSQHFAQLIYSCAVFKQNDQSFLDTFTKVVCKSLEKKNNQLNEQALSTIAYAYAKLNVRNVNFFVQLSSYIIKEKIFLSPQSLSLICYSFSKLKIKSQMLFYFLSIQIFQNMNLFSKQGLSLILSAYANLQIFHVKMFSLINRYLNLYVDNFTLEECVLIAGHYQHAVKCITDEGGAERMEVAEQPRSSSPLIATSNTKKELENFIYLLRDKIEQFQREKEQRRGKEPMGSYHQDGLTSNEGEEEEDDEDSFFSIFNQNDIINEDSADVGNHSGQPPNGVEPHSGVSPNKLTTNKATPKDAEEPLCNPDDPFSQLPDHIQNRKKKEEDALKIYKKMFLTDVESGTSVKGKFPLINEKLNERLRTILSKQNITAEDANAKEDEHGMEKTTKSLLQLMASNKPPKINYQKENFIKSAEQVESEFIKAYVSEQQERSDDGKDGKDSSAKGRKGRRGRNKQIQNMLSGKYQPVDDLPALRKKWNDLYNPSV; encoded by the coding sequence ATGTTCCTGCAGTGCGTGCGGAACGCCCTCGTGAGGGGGGCGGCGCAGCCTAGGCGGAAGGGAGCAATCTTCGACGTGCACACGAGGTgtatgaaaaacaaaagaagaGGGTTGAAGGAGCAGCCGAGGAAAAAGCCACTGgacatagaaaaaaaaataaaaaacccagacaaatatgaagaaaaaatgcatttcgATAATTTAACCAAGGGAGAGTTATACATCCCCGAATCGTGTAAAGCCAGAAAACTAGCCATGTTGTGTAATCGgctgttttattttgagATAAATGATGAGGAGTTGCTAGATAGGTATGCTCAAAGAGCCATCGTCCTAGTGAACAGCATGAATACAAAAGAAATTTCCCTCATATTAAACACGATGAGGAAGTTTAATCACAGAAATGAGAAATTGCTGGAAACTTTCGCGAAGCATATCCCCCGCAAGTTACACAAAGGAGTGCCCCAAGACATTTCGCTAATACTAAATGCGTATgcccattttaattatattgatAATCACTTGTTCAGCAGGATATGCGAAGAGATCCCTCACAAAGTTACCTACTTCTCCCATGCGCACATTGCCAGTGTTGTTAATGCTTTTTACAAGCTAAAGATAAAAGACAGGATCATTATTGATGACCTGGTGGACGAGACAATTGAGCGAATCGACGAATTTGATGCGAAATCGCTGACGAACATGATAAAttccttttcaaaattgaactatcaaaatgaaaataagaaaaccATATGGGTGAAGTTCATCCAGGGTGTGAACAACCTACGGAAAGATTTTAACTTTCTCGAAATTGCCCTCATAACAAATGCGttttgtaaaagaaaatttaaaagtgaGAAAGTCTACCACATGTTGAGCGAAATTTTAAGTTGGCACATTTTCGAAATGAAATCTGTGAGTGAAAgcaactcctttttgctctGCACCATTGCACATGCATTCGCTAAAGTCAGATTTTTTGAGAAGGATTTACTTCATTTTATCCTTTCCTACTTTACGAATGAGCAGAATTACGCCTCTTTGGACAGCCAACATTTCGCGCAACTCATTTATTCATGTGCTGTGTTTAAGCAGAACGATCAATCGTTCCTCGATACGTTTACCAAGGTGGTTTGCAAaagtttggaaaaaaaaaataaccagcTAAACGAGCAAGCCTTGTCTACCATTGCGTACGCCTACGCCAAGTTAAACGTCAGAAATGTGAATTTCTTCGTTCAGCTCTCTTCCTACAtcattaaggaaaaaatttttttatctccccaAAGTTTGAGCCTAATCTGCTACAGCTTCTCCAAgctgaaaataaaatcgcAGATGCTGTTTTACTTTTTGTCCATCcagatttttcaaaatatgaatttgTTTAGCAAGCAGGGGTTATCCCTCATTTTGTCTGCCTACgcaaatttgcaaatttttcaCGTGAAAATGTTTTCCCTCATTAATAGGTACTTAAATCTGTATGTGGATAATTTCACCCTTGAGGAGTGCGTGCTGATCGCTGGCCACTACCAGCACGCGGTTAAGTGCATCACTGATGAGGGGGGAGCGGAGCGAATGGAGGTGGCGGAGCAACCGCGATCATCATCTCCCCTCATCGCAACGTCCAACACGAAAAAGGAGTTAGAAAACTTCATCTACCTATTAAGAGACAAAATTGAGCAATTCCAGAGGGAGAAGGAGcagagaaggggaaaagaaccCATGGGCAGTTACCACCAAGATGGTTTAACCTCCAacgaaggtgaagaagaggaggacgacgaagacagcttcttctccatttttaatcaaaatgatattataaatgaGGACTCGGCGGATGTGGGGAACCACTCAGGGCAACCCCCCAATGGTGTAGAACCACACTCGGGTGTCTCCCCAAACAAACTAACCACTAACAAAGCAACTCCTAAAGATGCAGAGGAACCGCTGTGCAACCCGGATGACCCCTTCAGCCAACTGCCAGATCATATTCaaaataggaagaaaaaagaagaagatgcgctcaaaatatacaaaaaaatgttcctaaCGGATGTGGAAAGTGGCACATCTGTGAAGGGGAAATTCCCACTAATTAATGAAAAGCTAAATGAGCGTCTGCGCACCATCCTGAGCAAACAAAACATCACAGCAGAGGATGCTAATGCAAAAGAGGATGAACATGGCATGGAGAAAACCACCAAAAGTTTGCTCCAGTTAATGGCGTCCAACAAGCcaccaaaaataaattaccaaaaggaaaatttcataaaatcCGCTGAGCAGGTGGAATCCGAATTTATAAAGGCCTACGTAAGTGAGCAGCAGGAACGCAGCGATGATGGCAAAGATGGCAAAGATAGCagcgcaaaagggagaaaggggcgaaggggaaggaacaaGCAAATTCAAAATATGCTATCCGGGAAATACCAACCCGTTGATGATCTCCCAGCGTtgcggaaaaaatggaacgaTCTTTACAACCCCTCAGTTTGA
- a CDS encoding hypothetical protein, conserved (encoded by transcript PVX_123715A) — translation MMHSGRILKNSYYLPFKSKCLSSLSSQLPEQAYHLHYFLLGTSNPFADNEIHLIEYNDQSCAVRNVEIFDHKEEVKHLVCLDLCEKGDGKGKDILVCTSAVVSADIGGASQVRVDAGGLEWRCFLHRGSLSNFDEEEPLAGGESDPGMAQVEEANQESRKLDDLGEGKENGRENSTSKGKSLEGGKEKAALEKLRELRADQPYTSIKQIAVDDHDGKFRRIAVIDKYRYNIFGRSQHDMDFISSKNTDGELNFGTFDPHHENILTVISNTNVYGYDLQNDVEIFSTFANHKADLSSVDFNPNIPNVLVTSSNDGYVKFWDLRFLADAFLTVNIHSHWVTSIHFNNFHDELLLSTSTDNTVKLHRIDYPANLNLKKKETNHQLIKTFADHEESVYQGRWSKTDAWVFASLSYDGKCVVNSVPTEEKYRILL, via the coding sequence ATGATGCATTCTGGGAGAATTCTGAAAAATAGCTACTACTTACCTTTTAAGTCCAAATGTTTGAGCAGCCTGAGCAGCCAACTGCCCGAGCAGGCATACCATCTGCACTACTTCTTGTTGGGCACAAGTAACCCCTTTGCCGATAATGAAATTCACTTGATAGAGTATAATGATCAGTCGTGTGCCGTCCGGAACGTCGAGATTTTTGACCATAAGGAGGAGGTGAAGCACTTGGTTTGTTTAGATTTGTGTGAAAAGGGGGATGGCAAAGGGAAAGACATTCTTGTGTGCACCTCGGCGGTTGTTTCTGCGGATATTGGGGGTGCTAGCCAGGTTCGTGTTGACGCGGGGGGGTTGGAATGGAGGTGTTTTCTCCATCGGGGCAGTCTGAGCAACTTCGATGAGGAAGAGCCCCTTGCAGGAGGGGAGTCAGACCCAGGCATGGCACAGGTGGAAGAGGCGAATCAAGAAAGTCGAAAATTGGACGATCTaggggaggggaaagaaaacgGACGGGAGAACAGTACGTCGAAAGGGAAGTCGctcgaggggggaaaagaaaaagcagcgCTGGAGAAACTACGCGAACTGAGAGCGGACCAGCCATATACCAGCATCAAACAGATTGCGGTGGACGATCATGATGGGAAGTTTCGCAGAATTGCCGTTATAGATAAGTACAGGTACAACATTTTCGGGAGGAGCCAACACGACATGgattttatttcctccaaAAATACGGATGGGGAGCTAAATTTCGGCACCTTCGACCCTCATCACGAAAACATCCTAACCGTTATTAGCAACACGAATGTGTACGGATACGACCTCCAAAATGACgtggaaatattttctacCTTTGCAAACCATAAGGCTGATTTATCATCTGTGGACTTCAATCCGAACATTCCAAATGTCCTTGTAACTTCATCAAATGATGGCTACGTGAAATTTTGGGACTTGCGATTTTTGGCTGATGCATTTCTTACAGTTAATATTCATTCGCATTGGGTCACCTCCATCCACTTTAACAATTTTCACGATGAGTTGTTGCTAAGCACTAGCACAGACAATACGGTCAAGCTGCACAGAATTGACTATCCGGCCAActtaaatttgaagaaaaaggaaaccaaCCATCAGTTGATAAAAACATTCGCCGATCACGAGGAGTCCGTTTATCAGGGCAGGTGGAGCAAAACGGACGCATGGGTGTTTGCCTCTCTCTCGTACGATGGCAAATGTGTGGTGAACAGTGTGCCCACGGAGGAGAAGTACAGGATTCTCCTCTAG